Genomic segment of Candidatus Protochlamydia amoebophila UWE25:
GAACTGTTGCTTATATGGCTCCAGAAAGAGCCTTGGGTCAACCTGCAACAATTCAAACTGATATTTACTCTTTAGGTGTTATTTTATATCAGTTATTAACTTTAAAAAGTCCTTTTAAACGAGGAACTTTAGATGAATTTCGAAAAAATATGAGTCGAGAAGAGTGGCAAGATCCTGTCACAGCGGCTCCCTATAGAGAAGTTCCTCGAATGTTGGCTAGTTTTACGGAAAAATGTTTATCGCTTGATTTACAAAACCGTTATCAAAGCGTTGAAGAACTCATTCGAGATATTGAAAACTACCTAGAGGGCCGATCTGAATGGTTTTGTATTGCAAATCTCAATACTAAAGAAAAAAACGATTGGGAGTTTCAAGAAAATGTTTTAATTGCTGAACATGTTGCCATTACTCGGATGACGGATGACGCTGAATGGGTTAGCCTTATGATTTCAAAGCAATCTTTTACAGGAAATACAAAAATCGAAGCAGATGTTTGTTTAGGCGAACAAGGACATGGCATTGGTTTTCTTCTCAGCGTTCCAGAAGCCAGCGCACGAGAACATCTTATCGAAGGCTATTGTTTATGGCTAGGTTCGGATTTTAGTAAAACAACTAAACTTCTACGCTCAAACGTTGAAGTCGTGCATGCACCTGACATCTTTTTAAAAAGGCAGCAAACTTACCATGTACGTATTGAAAAAGTTGATAAATCTATTCATGTTTACATTAATGATAATTTGCAGTTTTCTTATATTGCTCATATTCCTTTGATTGGCACTCACGTCGGATTATTATCGCGAGATGCTGATTTTGAAATCAGTCCTCTTGAAATTTATGTTGGTAACTTAAATATCAATGTTAATTGTTTAGCTGTTCCTGATGCTTTTTTAGCACATCGCGATTACAACCAAGCTTTAAGTGAATATCGTCGCATCGCTTATTCTTTTCCTGATCGGACAGAAGGAAGAGAAGCTTTATTTAGAGCAGGACTGACATTCCTTGAACAAGCAAAAACAGCTGAAAATAAAATGCCATTGCTAGAAGAAGCATTAAATGAATTTGAAAAACTTCATGGTACACCAAGTGCTCCTTTAGAATATTTAGGAAAAGCTCTCGCGTATGAATCAATAAACGATAGCGAAGAAGAAATTAAATGTTATGAACTTGCCTATCGTCGCTATCCCAATCATCCTATTCTACCAATGCTTCAGGAACAAATCATTTCTAGATTGCATGAAGTTTCTAGAATGCAACGAATTACAACTTATCGATTTACACTTTTAACAGTTAGGCATTTGCCTCTTAATAAAATCGACACTCATACGAAACGTTTATTCAATAGCCTACAAAAGCATTGGGAAGTATTACCCTTCATTGAATATAAATCGCCATCTCCCTTAACGACTCTTTCTACACGATTTGCGACACCCCTTGCCTTTTGGTTAGCTAAGCCTTTTATATTAGGAGAAATTCTTGATGATTTAATCCAAAGCCCACCTTTTCCAATTGAAGAAGTAAATAATGCTTTATTATGCCTTGTGGAATTGGGTTCATGGGAATATGCACAAGAAAAATTAAATACCATTCAAACTTATCTTAATTTACCTCAAAACCCTAAATGGTTAGATCTGAAAGCTTTTATTGCCTGTCACTATCAAACATTAGAAGATGTTTATAAAGATTTTTTTTTCCAAATTCCATCGACCAATGCTGACCATCTTCATGCCGTCCTATACTTTATGGACCAATGCTTGGATCAGCTAAATACTTCATTAATATATACCCTTGCTAGACAATTCGAACATGCAGAACTCAGCTTTGAAGATCGCCTCAGATTGAATTGTCGTCGTGTTTGGGCTTATTTATTAGACAAAAATTGGCAAGATGCCGGTAACTTGCTCTATACTTATTCTGTTGAAACGTTAAACAAGGATTCTTCTCTTCTTCATTTTTTATATGGATGCTGGCTGCAAGTCACCGAAGGTGCAGAAATAGCAAATGTTCATTTTGCTGGGGTGAATCCTGTTATGTTTCCCCGTACCTGGACTCTTGGAGCACGCTTTCTAACTAACAATTTATCTAAAGATAGCTATGAGAAAGCATTTATGTGGGAAAAAAGACAACTTTGCAAGCAATTAATACTTTATTATCATTGTGTTGGTAATGAAACCAAACGTATACATTTTCAAAAATTGTACCAAGAACAATTCATTCATGCAGAACTCTAAAAAAACTTTCGCCATTCCTTTTGTCGAAGAAACGACGCTTGCTTTCGAAGAATCGTTCATTAAAATCAAACGAGATCGTTTACGCCTCGCCCATGAAGATCCCTACTCTTATTATACACTCATTACTCCTCCTCAAGCTGTTGTTGTTCTAGCCAGAACTGCTGATGGCTATTATGTATTAAATGAAGAATACCGCCATCCGACAAAAAAGATGTTACTATGTTTTCCTGGTGGATTTATAGATGACAATGAAAATCCTCTGGCCGCTGCGAAGAGAGAGTTGGAAGAAGAAACAGGTTATACAGCTGAAAGCTTTCACCTCTTAGGAAGTGCTTACCCTTATCCAGGAATTAGCGGACAAAAAACTTTTTATGTTAAAGCTCTTGGAGCTAAATTTAATACGTCACCGCGGTTAGAACCCTCAGAAATTATTCAAACTCGTTTATGTTCTTTCGATCAACTTAAAGAGATGATTTCCAAAAATGCTGAACTAGACGGCACTCTTTGCACTGCTTTGTTTTTTAACTCTTTATCTGAATCCACTTCTTAATTTCTACCTATATGAGTTATTTAAATTTCAAAAATAAATCTGAATTGATTACCCAAATCTTTTAAAATTTTACATTTATCCGAGAAGAAAGTATTACTAACCTAAATTTTGGATTTATCCCTTTGATTGAAAGGTCAAAATGGATTTAATCAAATGATATTGTCGTCTAGATAATTTTTGAAAGCCTTTTGAGCAGAAATTGAATAAACAGTTAATTAATCATGGCAAAAGAAAGCGAGGACCTCAACCTGAATAATCGATACCAGAGAGAATGACAATTGTTATTTTATTTCATCAATCAAATAATCGAACATTTAAGCCTTTTATGGGTATGTTACCAACTACTTAGGTAAAGTATTTTCAAACTTAATGAGTACTAGCCGCTTTGTTTATTTAAAAAAGAACCTTTTTGGTCCTGTATTTGCTTATCTTTTGGACAAAAGAGGAGAAATCACAGGAATTACTTTTATTGATTTTCCATCGATAGATGTTTGCCATAATAAACGCATAAAAGCAACAAGGTCTTTAAAGGCTTGACAAAGAGGAAGAAAGCAGCTTCAGGATGGTTTTTCGGGTTTAAATTGCATTTCATGATCAATGAGAAAGGAGAAATTTTAGCTTTTCAGCTTAACTGGACATGTTGCTGATGTCTCTGTTGTCGAAACCTTGTCGAAAGGGATTTTTGGGAAATTATTTGGTGATAAGGGGGGGTATTTCGAAAGAGCTTTCAAAGAGCTTTTGGAACAAGGTCTTGAACTATTTACTCCCCTAAAGTCGAATATGATGCATAGCTGATGAAGTTGACAGGCAAAATTCTTCTTAGAAAACGAGCTATTATTGAAACGATCAATGATCAATTAAAAATATTTCTCAAATGGAATAGACACGCCACAGAAATGCCGGAAATTTTTTAATTAATCGATTAGCTGAAATTATTGCTTATCCTCACTAACCCAAAAAGTCATCGATAAACTTAGCAGAGCAGCATCATTTGTTGTTAATAGCTACCTAAAAACCCAAAATTCAGGTTAATAAAATATTTTTATTTGAAAAACAAAAACTTCTATTTTTTCTTGTTAAGTATTTATCGTGATAATCTTAAAAATTGGGCAAACACTTGCTGCACTATTGGGACTAATTACTTAAACAACAAATTCGACATATATCTTCAAAGCAAGAGTTGGGTTGGGAAAAATATAAGAAGTAAGGATATATTCCGTTTTTTTGCTAAATAAACGTGAGATAAGAAAAATTATTTTTTAAAAGATTTAATAATGTGGAACAGCCACTACGGATGCCATAACTAATCCAGATTAATGTAAGTTGGATTCAATTCAGATTCAATTTGTAGCGGCTAATAAAGCTTTAAAATGCGCTAATCTAAATCTAGCATTTGTAAAATGTTCGCAATCTTCCAAATTCAAATGCTGTAAACTAGTTAAAGGCGCCAAATGTGCTAGCCCAGCTTCAGAAAGATAAATGCATCCGCTCAGATTTAAATATTGTAAAGCCACTAAGTGTACTAAATGTGCTAATCCAGCATTGGTAAGGCTATTGCACCAGCTTAGATCTAAATGTTTTAAAGCTACTAGTGGTACCAAATGTGCTAATCCTGCGTCAGTAAGAAAAGTGCACTGGCTCAAGTTCAAGTATTGTAAAGCCACTAAGGGTGTTAAATGCGCTAACCCGTTGTCCCTAATAAATTTACACCCACTCAAGTTCAAATGTTGTAAAGCTATTAAGGATTTAAAATGCCCTAATCCTTTACTAGTGAGCTTATCGCAAAAGCCCAGGTCTAAATATTGTAAATTCACTAAGGGTGTTAAATGCGCTAATCCAGCGTCAGTAAGTTTTTTACAACCGTTCAAATTTAAATACTGTAAATTTGTTAAAGATGGCAAACATGCTAGACCTGTGTCAGTGAGATGGTGGCATGACTGAAGTTGAAGCACTTTTAAATTTTTACAATTTTTTAATGCTAAAAGATGAGCGTCAGTTAAATAGGCATTTTCTGAAAAATTAAGTCCTTCTATCTCATTTGAAAAATAATTTAAAATTTTTTCAAACTCCTTTAAATGAGGAGTTTGCTTTAACAATAAATTCACCACTGTAAGCTGTAAATAATTTTTTAAAATATTTAATTGAAATCGCTCAGCAAAATCTAAAAATTCTTTTAATTCTACTAGTCTGTCTTCGCTGGAATTAAATAGCTCAAATTTATCTGATTTGTATGCATCAAGCAGCTGTTTTTCTAAATTTTTTACAACATCTGTCAGTTGATAATAATCAGCTAGTTGAATGAAAGAAGTAATGTCTTCCACAGGAACTTTAAAGTTAGCATCCAATAGGCAATTGATTAGACGAGTAAATTCTTTTTGTGTCAAAGCAAGAGGATGTTGAAAAGTTTCTTTAAAATTTCCTGACCAAAGACCTTGAAAATAGGGCGATTTTTCCATTAATAAAGACTTTTGGGAACTTGTAATAGTTAGAAAAGTGTTGTTTTGAAAGCTCAATTTAAATTCTTGAGATAAAGGTAAAAGATTAGAAGATGGGATTGTTGATTCATCAATTTCTTCTAGGGTAACTGAAGAATTTCTTAAAAGCTTATTTTCAATCTTACTTAGTGAAGTTGGATCGGATGATAGGCGATGTTCCATAAATTTGCGATTAACAGTTACTTTTCTTCCCCAAAAAACTTCTTTCCATTGAGATTGAAGTTGATCTCTAGGGATACAATTAAAGAATAAGTTGAGGAAACATTGGAAAATTGTTGTACAAAGTAAATTAATACGCTCAGAAAATTTTAAATAGTTGTTCGATTTATAGCTAGAGCAGGTATTTGTATTGGTAGTGAGACTATTATGTTTAGAAATTGGATTATTATAATAAGTAATCAAAATTACCACCCCACTTGTTTAAATAAATGTATTTAACCTTAAAATATATTATATAAGATAAAATTAGTGCAATATTAATGCAATAAAAGATAGAAATTAAATTCGAAGGAAAATTTCAATTTTATTGATTGATAGCTACTAGTAAGTAAATAAGAATCGATAAGGCTTAAATACCAAGCTTTTAATTTTTAATATCAAAGAGGCTTAAGTTATTGGATTATGCTAAAAGAAGTATTTCTGTAAAGCAATATTAAAGAGAAAATTTTGTAGGACTAGTGATGGATCGTTTAAATAGAAATAGGCTGTATTAATTATCTTTAATACTATCTTAAATCAACCTATCTCCGCTATATACTTTTGAATTGTTAAATTCGCAGATGGAAAAAATACTGCTTATATAATTTTCTATAATGCTTTTTTATCAGAATCAGTCCATGTATTGATGAAAACTTTTTTGCCTTTTATGAAAGAAATTTGAAATTTTCTAAGAACCATCTATGATCATCGCCCATTAACTTTCGCGTCTCTGATTCACATTATTTAATTGCTTTTTAGTTTTTTGGCATATGTTCTGTCATTATTTCAAGGTTTTTTAATAGTGACCTACTCCCAAAAAATTAATCTATCTTAAGATAAATAAAATTTTAATTAAGGAGCAAAAGAGATGTTTAGAAGTCGGTTTTACGAAGAGCAAATTATTTTTAATTTAGGCGAAATGGAAGCTGGTATAAAGTTCTAAAGCTTTGCCGAAACTACAATGTGACACCCAATACCTTTTATAAATGGAAAGCTAAATTTGGCGGCATGAACAGTTTCGGAAGCCAAGTATCTAAAGGCTTTAGAAGAAGACGCAAAGCTAAAAGCGATGCTTGTGAAAGCGCTATTAAACAATTGAGCCCTTAAGGTTATATTGTCTCAAAAAAAAGTGGTAAGCTCACAAGCTCAAAGGAAAGCGACCGGTTATCTGAAAAAGCATTTTGAGATAAGCGAAAGAAGAGGCTGTGAACTCATCAAAGTAGTGCGATCGACCATGCATAAAAGTCATGCTCGAGAGAACAAAGACTTAAAAGAGCGTATTTTTCAGATTTCTTTAAAGCATAAAAGCTATGGCTATAGAAGAATCTCCGCTCTTCTTAAAAGAGAAGGATGCTCGGTAAATCATAAAAATGTTTATCGCCTATAAGTCGAAGAGTCGTTAAGTTTAAAAAGAAGAGTTAAGAAGAAGTTTGCCAATCGATTGAGAAAACCTCCTTTGAAAAAGGTCACTGCTCAAATTGAAAATAGGCAATGGATCTTACGTCTGACAGTTGGCTTCAGGCAAGAAAATCCGAATGCTGAATATTATAGATATTTTTTCAAGAGAATACCCAGCGATTTTAGAGGGAAGCTCTATGCCAAGCTACTGAGTGATTGGGGGTTTGGATCGTTTGAGCTTGATAAAAAGAATGCCAGAAAGCATAAGAGTAGACAATGACCCTGAGTATACTTCAAAAATGGGCCAAAGAAAAAGGCTTGAACTGAATTGTATTCCACCTGGGAAGCCAATAAAGGATGGCAACATTGAAAGTTTCAATGGAAAAATCAGACAAAAATGTTTAAATCAAAATTTATTTTTAGACTTACAGGAGG
This window contains:
- a CDS encoding BTB/POZ domain-containing protein, which gives rise to MVILITYYNNPISKHNSLTTNTNTCSSYKSNNYLKFSERINLLCTTIFQCFLNLFFNCIPRDQLQSQWKEVFWGRKVTVNRKFMEHRLSSDPTSLSKIENKLLRNSSVTLEEIDESTIPSSNLLPLSQEFKLSFQNNTFLTITSSQKSLLMEKSPYFQGLWSGNFKETFQHPLALTQKEFTRLINCLLDANFKVPVEDITSFIQLADYYQLTDVVKNLEKQLLDAYKSDKFELFNSSEDRLVELKEFLDFAERFQLNILKNYLQLTVVNLLLKQTPHLKEFEKILNYFSNEIEGLNFSENAYLTDAHLLALKNCKNLKVLQLQSCHHLTDTGLACLPSLTNLQYLNLNGCKKLTDAGLAHLTPLVNLQYLDLGFCDKLTSKGLGHFKSLIALQHLNLSGCKFIRDNGLAHLTPLVALQYLNLSQCTFLTDAGLAHLVPLVALKHLDLSWCNSLTNAGLAHLVHLVALQYLNLSGCIYLSEAGLAHLAPLTSLQHLNLEDCEHFTNARFRLAHFKALLAATN
- the pknD gene encoding serine/threonine-protein kinase PknD; the encoded protein is MPHSFPDYSFTCPFCKNNCKLSFAQCPAFCPFCGKSQKNESTGLPIQSDFYQIIKSIGKGGMGEVFLAYDPCYERQIAIKKIRSDLLEHPQIKKRFLKEAHMTSQLTHPAIIPIYTIRSDADTAYYTMPFVEGDTLKQIIRKTKLQEKNGETLDYLGGSILALMRVFITICQAVAYAHSKGVLHRDLKPENIIIGKYGEVLILDWGLAKFIDQSPEEELLASFPESLTKQKDITKIGKVVGTVAYMAPERALGQPATIQTDIYSLGVILYQLLTLKSPFKRGTLDEFRKNMSREEWQDPVTAAPYREVPRMLASFTEKCLSLDLQNRYQSVEELIRDIENYLEGRSEWFCIANLNTKEKNDWEFQENVLIAEHVAITRMTDDAEWVSLMISKQSFTGNTKIEADVCLGEQGHGIGFLLSVPEASAREHLIEGYCLWLGSDFSKTTKLLRSNVEVVHAPDIFLKRQQTYHVRIEKVDKSIHVYINDNLQFSYIAHIPLIGTHVGLLSRDADFEISPLEIYVGNLNINVNCLAVPDAFLAHRDYNQALSEYRRIAYSFPDRTEGREALFRAGLTFLEQAKTAENKMPLLEEALNEFEKLHGTPSAPLEYLGKALAYESINDSEEEIKCYELAYRRYPNHPILPMLQEQIISRLHEVSRMQRITTYRFTLLTVRHLPLNKIDTHTKRLFNSLQKHWEVLPFIEYKSPSPLTTLSTRFATPLAFWLAKPFILGEILDDLIQSPPFPIEEVNNALLCLVELGSWEYAQEKLNTIQTYLNLPQNPKWLDLKAFIACHYQTLEDVYKDFFFQIPSTNADHLHAVLYFMDQCLDQLNTSLIYTLARQFEHAELSFEDRLRLNCRRVWAYLLDKNWQDAGNLLYTYSVETLNKDSSLLHFLYGCWLQVTEGAEIANVHFAGVNPVMFPRTWTLGARFLTNNLSKDSYEKAFMWEKRQLCKQLILYYHCVGNETKRIHFQKLYQEQFIHAEL
- a CDS encoding IS3 family transposase, giving the protein MHKSHARENKDLKERIFQISLKHKSYGYRRISALLKREGCSVNHKNVYRL
- a CDS encoding integrase core domain-containing protein, which produces MDRLSLIKRMPESIRVDNDPEYTSKMGQRKRLELNCIPPGKPIKDGNIESFNGKIRQKCLNQNLFLDLQEAQEIIEAWRVEYNKERPHSLLEYSTQQNSLANTFLNKK
- a CDS encoding NUDIX hydrolase yields the protein MQNSKKTFAIPFVEETTLAFEESFIKIKRDRLRLAHEDPYSYYTLITPPQAVVVLARTADGYYVLNEEYRHPTKKMLLCFPGGFIDDNENPLAAAKRELEEETGYTAESFHLLGSAYPYPGISGQKTFYVKALGAKFNTSPRLEPSEIIQTRLCSFDQLKEMISKNAELDGTLCTALFFNSLSESTS